One part of the Candidatus Flexicrinis affinis genome encodes these proteins:
- a CDS encoding D-glycerate dehydrogenase, which yields MSVITVTRQISERALNILRKDHEVQVWEEDRPMPRVNLLRAVMESEGLLCMLTDKIDEALLDSAPKLRAVSQMAVGFDNIDLAACTARKIPVGHTPGVLTEAVADLTFALILATARRVIEGARYVRGGHWGTWSPGLLLGHDVYGSKLGIIGFGRIGQAVARRAAGFNMKIVYHGGRDSDAARELNVEPRSMEALLRESDFVSLHVPLTPSTQHIIGAREFDMMKPTAVLVNTARGPLIDQKALYIALKEQKIFAAALDVTDPEPIHVDEPILQLDNCVIVPHIGSASVRTREAMGILAAKNLIAALKGEPMLHTANQEVYL from the coding sequence ATGAGTGTCATTACGGTGACTCGGCAGATTTCCGAGCGCGCCCTCAACATCCTGCGCAAAGATCATGAGGTGCAGGTCTGGGAGGAAGACCGCCCGATGCCGCGTGTAAACCTGCTGCGCGCCGTCATGGAGAGCGAAGGTCTGCTCTGCATGCTGACCGACAAGATCGACGAGGCACTGCTCGATTCGGCCCCGAAGCTGCGCGCGGTCAGCCAGATGGCCGTCGGATTCGACAACATCGATCTGGCGGCTTGCACGGCGCGCAAGATCCCGGTCGGCCACACGCCCGGCGTGCTCACCGAAGCAGTCGCCGACCTCACGTTCGCCTTAATCTTGGCCACCGCGCGCCGTGTAATCGAAGGCGCGCGCTACGTGCGAGGCGGGCACTGGGGCACGTGGAGCCCGGGCTTGCTGCTCGGCCACGACGTGTACGGCTCGAAGCTGGGCATCATCGGGTTCGGGCGCATCGGGCAAGCGGTTGCACGGCGCGCTGCCGGGTTCAACATGAAGATCGTGTATCACGGCGGGCGCGATAGCGACGCGGCGCGCGAGCTCAACGTGGAACCGCGCAGCATGGAAGCGCTGCTGCGCGAGAGCGACTTCGTCAGCCTGCATGTCCCGCTTACACCGTCCACCCAGCACATCATCGGCGCACGCGAGTTCGACATGATGAAACCGACTGCCGTGCTGGTCAACACCGCGCGCGGGCCGCTCATCGACCAGAAGGCGTTGTACATTGCGCTGAAGGAACAGAAGATCTTCGCGGCAGCGCTCGACGTCACCGACCCCGAGCCGATCCATGTGGACGAGCCAATCTTGCAGCTCGACAACTGCGTGATCGTCCCGCACATCGGAAGTGCCAGCGTGCGCACGCGCGAGGCGAT